Proteins encoded together in one Orrella marina window:
- the ccmB gene encoding heme exporter protein CcmB, with protein MTDTFGLTALSAVIRRDVRLAMRRKADALTPLFFFAIVVSLFPLGIGPERDTLRQIAPGVLWVAALLASMLSLNRLFEQDYADGTLEQLVLAAAPLGLLAVGKVTAHWLLSGLPLVLLAPLLALQFDLPLTSLLTLAASLAIGTPVLSLIGAIGASLTVGLRGGGVLVALLVLPLYVPVLIFGAGAVASVAAGLGGESHLSLLAAGLVLAGFFAPWATTVALRIALE; from the coding sequence ATGACCGACACATTCGGGTTGACTGCGCTTTCTGCAGTGATACGTCGGGACGTGCGCCTTGCCATGCGCCGTAAGGCCGATGCCTTAACGCCGCTTTTTTTCTTCGCCATCGTAGTGAGCTTGTTTCCCTTAGGCATCGGGCCAGAGCGCGACACGCTGCGCCAAATCGCCCCGGGGGTTCTGTGGGTCGCGGCGTTATTGGCAAGCATGCTTTCACTTAATCGCCTGTTCGAACAGGACTACGCCGATGGCACGCTAGAACAACTCGTACTCGCGGCGGCGCCACTTGGCCTTCTAGCGGTCGGTAAAGTGACTGCACACTGGTTGCTCTCTGGACTGCCCCTGGTGCTACTCGCGCCGCTATTGGCGTTGCAGTTCGATCTGCCGCTCACGTCGTTACTCACTTTGGCGGCGTCTCTGGCGATCGGTACCCCGGTACTCAGTCTAATCGGTGCGATTGGAGCAAGCCTAACTGTCGGCTTGCGCGGCGGCGGCGTCCTCGTGGCGCTATTAGTCCTACCGCTTTATGTGCCCGTGCTTATCTTCGGCGCGGGCGCAGTGGCCTCGGTGGCGGCGGGGTTGGGTGGCGAGTCGCATCTCTCATTATTGGCAGCGGGCCTGGTGCTCGCCGGTTTTTTTGCGCCGTGGGCCACTACCGTGGCACTGCGGATCGCGTTGGAATAG
- a CDS encoding polysaccharide deacetylase family protein, which produces MLKSHGRYNYSAIPHREDYCWPDGKRLAIHFSLNVEHFAFGEGLGNDYATPHPQPNSRSFAWRDYGNRVGAWRLLELAEQYDFPYALLVNTELYDYCPEMIRAFSERGDEIVAHGRTNAERQVDMPFDEERTCIQEATRTILEHEGKAPSGWLAPYISQTHHSLDLLKEAGYRYMMDWPLDDQPVWFRTENGPILAIPYSHDLNDSIECVSRRTPSQVFCDNLIDQFDEMLEESSKRPLVMSIVLHSFILGQPYRLRQFRRVIEHIMAKRDQVWLTTPGQICSHVESLPAGVVPSPTD; this is translated from the coding sequence ATGCTCAAGTCCCACGGTCGTTACAACTACAGTGCAATCCCACATCGAGAAGACTATTGCTGGCCTGATGGCAAGCGACTGGCGATTCATTTCAGCCTGAACGTAGAGCATTTCGCATTTGGGGAAGGCTTGGGTAACGACTATGCGACACCGCATCCTCAGCCCAACTCCCGCAGCTTTGCCTGGCGTGATTACGGTAATCGGGTGGGTGCATGGCGTCTGCTGGAATTGGCCGAGCAATATGACTTTCCTTACGCGTTGCTCGTCAACACCGAACTATATGATTACTGTCCCGAGATGATTCGAGCGTTCAGTGAAAGAGGGGATGAAATCGTTGCACATGGGCGCACCAACGCAGAGCGGCAAGTCGATATGCCGTTTGACGAGGAGCGCACATGCATTCAGGAGGCCACTCGGACCATCCTCGAACATGAAGGCAAGGCGCCTTCAGGCTGGCTTGCACCTTATATTTCGCAGACGCACCACTCGCTGGATCTCCTGAAAGAAGCCGGTTACCGATACATGATGGACTGGCCACTTGATGACCAGCCGGTCTGGTTCCGGACCGAAAATGGACCGATCCTGGCCATTCCGTATTCTCATGATCTCAATGACTCAATCGAGTGTGTCTCCAGACGCACGCCATCCCAGGTGTTTTGTGACAATCTTATTGACCAGTTTGACGAGATGCTTGAAGAGTCCAGCAAGCGTCCGCTCGTCATGAGTATTGTGTTGCACAGTTTTATTCTTGGGCAGCCGTATCGACTTCGCCAGTTCCGTCGCGTGATCGAACACATCATGGCCAAACGGGATCAGGTCTGGCTCACAACACCGGGACAGATCTGCTCCCATGTTGAAAGCCTGCCAGCAGGTGTCGTTCCATCGCCTACTGACTGA
- a CDS encoding DUF3560 domain-containing protein — translation MNHYEAKQADRKARLEARAVQAEAQAATTYDRAKQMGEAIPFGQPILVGHHSEGRDRNYRQRIHNTYGKAFDLQKKADHYVKKAAAVGDGGVSSDDPDAIAKLMRQVEQLTAHQEHMKKINQMIRKHKGDSEGQRRALVELGYSEESKRLPNPILSV, via the coding sequence ATGAACCACTACGAAGCAAAGCAGGCAGATCGTAAGGCCAGGCTAGAGGCCAGGGCAGTGCAGGCCGAGGCACAGGCGGCAACCACCTATGACCGCGCAAAGCAAATGGGTGAAGCGATTCCGTTCGGACAGCCGATCCTAGTTGGCCACCATAGCGAAGGCCGAGACCGCAATTACCGGCAGCGGATCCATAACACGTACGGCAAAGCCTTTGATCTGCAAAAGAAGGCTGACCATTATGTGAAGAAGGCGGCTGCTGTAGGCGATGGGGGAGTATCCAGCGATGACCCGGATGCAATAGCAAAACTCATGCGCCAGGTAGAGCAACTCACAGCGCATCAGGAGCATATGAAGAAGATCAACCAGATGATCCGTAAGCATAAGGGAGATTCAGAGGGCCAACGGCGTGCTTTGGTTGAGCTTGGGTACTCGGAAGAAAGTAAGCGACTGCCGAACCCCATCTTGAGCGTGTGA
- a CDS encoding transporter substrate-binding domain-containing protein — protein MMTQRYSMIARASRLAGALLLGATLSSAALASKPLVTGVDATFAPHAMPKLGGGIQGFNVDLGHALARQLGTTIEIEGTEFSGLIPGMNAGKYDFVLAPTTVTEERAKNMWFSEGYLNTDYSFVVAASTPSFDSLDALKGKTIALNKGSVYEAWARENASKYGFKYDVYATNADALQAVQSGRAFANMAGNTVSAWAVKQNPKVKVAFTLSTGRVWALAFRFGDKETRDKVSMALKCLKQDGTIARLSEKWFGVTPEKGSVPVTVGVGHGVPGIEGYDPTPVELKCD, from the coding sequence ATGATGACACAACGCTACTCCATGATTGCCAGAGCAAGTCGTCTCGCTGGTGCCCTTCTGCTTGGTGCCACCCTGTCTAGTGCAGCGCTGGCGAGCAAACCACTTGTCACCGGGGTGGATGCCACATTCGCCCCCCATGCCATGCCCAAGCTAGGTGGCGGCATTCAGGGCTTCAACGTGGATCTCGGACATGCACTTGCACGTCAGCTTGGCACAACCATCGAGATCGAAGGCACCGAGTTCTCGGGACTCATCCCAGGCATGAACGCGGGAAAGTATGACTTCGTCTTGGCACCAACTACGGTCACTGAAGAGCGCGCCAAGAACATGTGGTTCTCAGAAGGCTATCTGAACACGGACTACTCGTTTGTGGTGGCTGCCAGCACACCATCGTTCGATTCGCTGGACGCACTCAAGGGCAAGACAATCGCCTTGAACAAGGGGTCCGTCTACGAGGCCTGGGCGCGGGAGAATGCCTCGAAATATGGCTTCAAGTATGACGTCTACGCCACCAATGCGGATGCACTACAAGCCGTTCAGTCAGGACGTGCATTCGCCAACATGGCAGGCAACACCGTTTCAGCATGGGCAGTCAAACAGAACCCGAAAGTCAAGGTCGCCTTTACCTTGTCGACCGGGCGCGTTTGGGCACTTGCCTTCCGGTTTGGCGACAAAGAAACCCGCGACAAGGTCTCCATGGCGCTGAAATGCCTGAAGCAGGACGGAACCATCGCCAGGCTGTCCGAGAAATGGTTTGGCGTCACACCTGAGAAAGGTTCGGTTCCTGTCACTGTAGGCGTAGGACATGGTGTACCAGGCATCGAAGGCTACGACCCCACTCCGGTCGAACTCAAATGCGACTGA
- a CDS encoding amino acid ABC transporter permease produces MDFEALAFTFFNLNVIKTYFPDILAGMLVTIELGLVVSVTGIVLGLGLAMLRALQWRFLNFFIICFADILRAIPPLVVIMVLFFAFPYLNLSMSAFTATWLSLSLVLAAFAEEICWAGIVSVPKGQAEAARSTGLSWWQSMVYVVVPQALRLTVAPLTNRVIAITKSTALGSVVGLSEVLNNSQSAMSASGSATPLMMGALGCLVIFIPVVLLGRWTETRFAWKQ; encoded by the coding sequence ATGGATTTTGAAGCACTTGCCTTTACCTTCTTCAACCTGAATGTCATCAAGACATATTTCCCCGATATCCTGGCTGGCATGCTGGTCACCATAGAGCTTGGACTTGTCGTGTCGGTGACAGGTATCGTACTGGGCCTGGGTCTGGCGATGCTCAGAGCACTGCAGTGGCGATTCCTGAACTTTTTTATCATCTGTTTCGCGGACATACTTCGCGCCATTCCACCACTAGTGGTCATCATGGTGCTGTTCTTCGCCTTCCCTTATCTGAACCTGTCGATGTCCGCCTTCACAGCGACCTGGCTTTCGCTGTCCCTGGTGCTGGCCGCATTTGCAGAGGAGATTTGCTGGGCAGGCATCGTATCGGTGCCTAAGGGACAGGCAGAAGCGGCCCGGTCGACCGGACTGTCCTGGTGGCAGAGCATGGTTTATGTGGTCGTCCCGCAGGCGCTACGACTCACAGTCGCACCGCTAACCAACCGGGTGATCGCCATCACCAAGAGTACTGCGCTGGGGAGTGTTGTCGGTCTGAGTGAAGTTCTGAACAACTCCCAGTCAGCCATGAGTGCTTCGGGCAGTGCAACACCACTGATGATGGGTGCCCTGGGATGCCTGGTGATATTCATACCCGTGGTGCTGCTTGGTCGATGGACTGAGACACGGTTCGCGTGGAAACAATAA
- the ltrA gene encoding group II intron reverse transcriptase/maturase, whose amino-acid sequence MSHNPVINADEKSDTSIVPRKLANKDRPMGCSAERMEGRGVTKGNADKHPACRTQSRDYDASMALEGIRKLARKDKNVQFTALLHHVTPQLLRESFYALRRDAAVGVDGVTWRDYEQDLTERLNRLHRAVNTGAYRCRPSRRVYIPKADGRQRPLGIASLEDKIVQQAVSTVLSMIYEEDFLGFSYGFRLGRGQHDALDALTVGIKSRHVNWILDADIQSFFDEIDHDWMLKFLKHRIADKRLLRLICKWLKAGVIEDGCRMAAHKGTPQGAVISPLLANIYLHYVLDLWTRQWRQRHARGAMIVVRYADDSVFGFQKEQDAQRFLEDMQARMHKFGLTLNTSKTRLIEFGRFAASNRRRRGAGKPETFDFLGFTHCCGVGRGGQFNVIRLTVKKRMRATLEAIRLELMRRRHHPVPVVGKWLRTVVQGYFAYYAVPTNLYRLGSFRSEVCRAWRHALKRRSQRHRLPWDRFLRLVARYLPGPRKLHPYPEERFYASYPR is encoded by the coding sequence ATGAGTCATAACCCTGTTATTAACGCAGACGAGAAGTCGGATACGTCCATAGTACCGAGGAAACTCGCGAACAAGGATCGGCCCATGGGCTGCTCTGCGGAGCGGATGGAGGGAAGGGGCGTAACCAAGGGAAATGCCGACAAGCACCCCGCGTGCCGGACACAGAGCCGGGACTATGACGCGTCGATGGCGCTTGAAGGTATACGCAAGTTGGCACGTAAGGATAAGAACGTGCAGTTCACGGCACTGCTACATCATGTGACCCCGCAATTGCTGCGAGAGAGCTTTTACGCTCTTCGCCGTGATGCGGCGGTGGGCGTGGATGGCGTGACGTGGCGAGACTACGAGCAAGACCTGACCGAGCGGTTGAATCGGTTGCACCGGGCTGTAAACACGGGTGCATACCGCTGCCGTCCATCACGGCGGGTTTACATACCCAAAGCCGATGGAAGGCAACGTCCACTCGGGATTGCCTCTCTGGAGGACAAGATTGTGCAACAGGCGGTTTCGACCGTACTGAGCATGATCTACGAAGAGGACTTTCTCGGATTCTCGTATGGGTTTCGACTGGGACGGGGTCAGCACGATGCGCTCGATGCTCTCACAGTCGGGATCAAGAGCCGACATGTGAATTGGATACTGGATGCAGACATACAGTCTTTCTTCGACGAGATCGATCACGACTGGATGCTCAAGTTTCTGAAACACCGAATTGCCGACAAACGGCTGTTACGTTTGATCTGCAAATGGCTCAAAGCGGGTGTGATTGAGGATGGGTGCAGGATGGCGGCACACAAGGGCACCCCTCAGGGGGCTGTCATATCACCGTTGCTTGCTAACATTTACTTGCATTACGTTCTCGATCTATGGACTCGGCAATGGCGGCAGCGGCATGCCCGTGGCGCGATGATTGTCGTACGCTACGCTGATGACAGCGTGTTTGGATTCCAGAAAGAACAGGATGCTCAGCGCTTCCTCGAGGATATGCAGGCGAGAATGCACAAATTTGGACTGACCTTGAATACTTCTAAAACGAGGTTGATCGAGTTTGGGCGCTTTGCTGCTTCGAATCGGAGGCGGCGCGGGGCTGGTAAGCCTGAAACGTTTGACTTTCTGGGATTCACGCACTGTTGCGGCGTAGGTCGAGGCGGGCAATTTAATGTGATCCGCTTGACTGTCAAAAAGCGCATGCGAGCGACGCTTGAGGCCATTAGGCTGGAGCTGATGCGTCGCAGGCACCATCCAGTGCCTGTTGTCGGAAAGTGGCTACGCACGGTTGTGCAAGGCTACTTTGCTTACTATGCGGTTCCCACAAACCTGTACCGTTTGGGTAGCTTCCGTTCCGAGGTCTGCCGCGCCTGGCGGCACGCCCTCAAACGAAGAAGCCAACGTCATCGGCTGCCGTGGGATCGGTTCCTCCGCCTGGTTGCTCGGTACCTCCCTGGCCCGCGCAAATTGCACCCTTATCCTGAAGAGCGCTTCTATGCGTCATACCCGAGGTAG
- the tnpB gene encoding IS66 family insertion sequence element accessory protein TnpB (TnpB, as the term is used for proteins encoded by IS66 family insertion elements, is considered an accessory protein, since TnpC, encoded by a neighboring gene, is a DDE family transposase.): MIPIEQYWLATEPIDMRAGMQTMLGKVVSVFGSAQANHAYLFTNRRGTRIKVLVSDEFGLWLMTRQLYEGAFRWQTNGSGTRLEMTESQFEALVLGLPWQRVSRRTMVAAA, from the coding sequence ATGATTCCAATCGAACAGTACTGGCTTGCGACCGAACCGATTGACATGCGTGCAGGCATGCAGACCATGCTGGGCAAGGTGGTGTCCGTGTTCGGTTCTGCCCAGGCCAACCACGCTTACCTTTTTACCAATCGACGCGGCACGCGGATCAAGGTGCTCGTCAGTGACGAGTTCGGGCTGTGGCTGATGACCCGTCAGCTCTATGAAGGGGCCTTTCGCTGGCAGACAAATGGGTCGGGAACTCGGCTGGAAATGACCGAAAGTCAGTTCGAAGCGCTGGTGCTTGGGCTGCCCTGGCAACGGGTTTCAAGACGGACGATGGTGGCCGCTGCATGA
- a CDS encoding tyrosine-type recombinase/integrase, whose product MKRVNFMGQNMGQKSTRDEMAQITKVELDRLKPTDDGKTLRGDGGLVGKVRAGVRGITVQFRYEFWLDGKKHDYRLGSWPKKTLATIRAERDAVKPGIKLGINPLQAKKAERIKTQRAIAETIREAEQEQINSSTVSDLFDAWIIDGVARKDGNAELKRLFAKDVLPIIGKKAVRELSEGDIRAMLRKQMKRGVTRLMVTTFKEVNQMLNWAEKRQPWRQLLIDGNPCALVDVGKLLPADYEEERDRVLSPSEIRELNQIFLRMEEDWRNAPDRRSTCRPITKTTQVALWLCLSTLCRIGELLMTRWEHVNLDEGTWFIPRQNVKGHRGKKQEQTVYLSDFAKRQFLTLHELTGHSEWCFPAKNKRGAASTHVCLKTISKQVGDRQIQFKNRSKPPLGRAFDNSLVLSSGANGEWTPHDLRRTGATTMQELGVSLDVIDRCQNHVLAGSRVRRHYLHHDYKIEKTEAWARLGKRLEALLA is encoded by the coding sequence ATGAAGCGAGTGAATTTCATGGGGCAAAACATGGGGCAAAAATCAACAAGGGATGAAATGGCGCAAATTACAAAAGTTGAACTAGACCGGCTCAAACCAACAGATGATGGGAAGACCTTGCGAGGCGACGGTGGCCTTGTTGGTAAGGTTCGCGCTGGCGTTCGCGGAATTACAGTTCAGTTTAGATACGAGTTTTGGCTGGATGGAAAGAAGCACGATTACCGACTCGGATCATGGCCCAAGAAAACACTGGCAACAATCAGGGCCGAGCGTGATGCGGTCAAACCGGGAATCAAACTCGGCATTAACCCGCTGCAAGCGAAAAAAGCGGAACGGATCAAAACCCAGCGCGCAATTGCAGAGACTATCCGCGAGGCTGAGCAGGAGCAAATTAACAGCAGCACCGTGTCAGACCTGTTTGACGCGTGGATCATTGATGGCGTGGCGCGCAAAGATGGAAATGCAGAACTGAAACGCTTGTTCGCAAAGGACGTATTGCCCATCATTGGTAAAAAAGCAGTTCGCGAACTTTCGGAAGGTGATATTCGCGCGATGCTACGCAAGCAGATGAAGCGTGGCGTCACGCGGCTGATGGTGACCACTTTTAAAGAAGTGAACCAAATGTTGAACTGGGCAGAAAAGCGCCAGCCCTGGCGTCAACTGCTGATTGATGGCAACCCCTGCGCGTTGGTAGACGTCGGAAAACTGCTACCTGCAGACTACGAGGAAGAGCGTGACCGAGTTCTGTCACCATCAGAAATTCGGGAACTCAACCAGATCTTTCTCAGGATGGAGGAAGACTGGCGGAACGCCCCCGACAGAAGATCAACTTGCCGTCCCATTACAAAAACAACCCAGGTTGCGCTCTGGCTTTGCCTGAGCACGCTATGTCGAATCGGTGAGCTTCTGATGACTAGATGGGAGCACGTGAACCTTGACGAAGGGACGTGGTTCATCCCGCGCCAAAACGTCAAAGGACACCGCGGCAAGAAACAGGAACAGACCGTATACCTGTCAGACTTTGCTAAACGTCAGTTCCTGACCTTGCACGAATTGACAGGACATAGCGAATGGTGCTTCCCAGCAAAGAACAAACGTGGGGCGGCAAGTACACATGTTTGTTTGAAAACGATCAGTAAACAGGTGGGGGATCGGCAGATTCAGTTTAAGAACCGCTCCAAACCACCATTGGGGCGCGCATTTGACAACAGCCTCGTGTTGTCTAGTGGTGCTAACGGGGAGTGGACACCTCATGACTTGCGGCGGACAGGCGCGACGACGATGCAAGAACTGGGGGTATCCCTTGATGTGATCGACCGCTGTCAGAATCACGTCTTGGCTGGCTCGCGTGTGAGGCGGCACTACCTACACCATGATTACAAAATAGAAAAGACGGAAGCTTGGGCAAGACTTGGTAAAAGGTTGGAAGCGTTGCTCGCTTAG
- a CDS encoding amino acid ABC transporter ATP-binding protein — protein sequence MKNRPILEIIGLRKAYADNEVLKGIDLEINPGQLVFVIGPSGSGKSSLLRCCNRLEESSGGQILIDGDDITASNANLNRIRQKIGMVFQHFNLYRHLTTLDNVTLALRKVQKLSNEKAEKIGLDALARVGLQDKAKSFPDQLSGGQQQRVGIARSIALAPKVVLFDEPTSALDPELVGEVLKVMQELKNDGMTMMVVSHEMGFARAAADHVVFMDQGVIVEQGKPEDVFGAPSQPRTQAFLARISH from the coding sequence ATGAAGAATAGACCGATTCTGGAAATCATAGGCCTCAGAAAGGCATACGCTGACAACGAAGTGCTAAAGGGCATTGATCTGGAGATCAACCCCGGACAGCTCGTATTTGTCATCGGGCCATCTGGCTCCGGAAAGAGCAGTCTGCTCAGGTGCTGCAACCGGCTGGAAGAATCCAGTGGCGGACAGATTTTGATTGATGGCGATGACATCACGGCCTCAAACGCGAATCTGAACCGGATTCGACAAAAGATCGGGATGGTATTCCAGCACTTCAATCTGTATCGCCACCTGACTACCCTGGACAACGTCACACTCGCCTTGCGCAAGGTTCAGAAACTGTCGAATGAGAAGGCAGAGAAAATCGGACTTGACGCCCTTGCCAGGGTCGGTTTGCAGGACAAGGCGAAGTCATTTCCCGATCAGCTATCTGGTGGACAACAACAGCGGGTAGGTATCGCCCGTTCGATTGCACTGGCACCGAAAGTAGTGCTGTTTGACGAACCAACCAGCGCGCTCGACCCGGAGCTGGTTGGCGAAGTACTCAAGGTCATGCAGGAACTCAAGAACGACGGCATGACCATGATGGTTGTCAGCCATGAGATGGGATTTGCACGCGCGGCGGCTGATCATGTGGTGTTCATGGATCAAGGTGTGATCGTTGAACAAGGCAAACCGGAGGATGTATTCGGGGCGCCAAGTCAGCCTCGTACACAGGCGTTTCTGGCGCGGATTTCACACTGA
- a CDS encoding JAB domain-containing protein, which translates to MEHVNLNAALGYDNMNAGQTLYVRSPSGRYHAATDSHVLAAARIAAESLIGDRADMGNPNAVKRYFQAKLSGMGHEVAAVLYLNSQFKVIRYMEMSHGTLTQASVYPREIVKTALRLDAAAIIMSHNHPSGIPEPSEADLALTRHLKHALALVDVRLLDHIIVTGQNTTSLAERGQV; encoded by the coding sequence ATGGAACACGTTAACCTCAATGCGGCTTTGGGCTATGATAACATGAACGCAGGGCAGACGCTTTATGTGCGTAGCCCGTCAGGCCGATATCATGCCGCGACCGATTCGCACGTGCTGGCTGCCGCGCGGATTGCAGCCGAAAGCTTGATCGGTGATCGGGCTGACATGGGGAACCCTAATGCCGTCAAACGGTATTTTCAGGCCAAATTGTCGGGCATGGGGCATGAAGTTGCCGCTGTGCTGTATCTGAACAGCCAGTTTAAGGTGATCCGTTACATGGAAATGAGTCACGGAACGTTGACGCAGGCCAGCGTATACCCTCGTGAGATCGTGAAAACGGCGCTTCGCCTGGATGCGGCTGCAATCATCATGTCGCATAACCACCCGAGCGGCATACCTGAGCCCAGCGAGGCCGATCTGGCACTGACGCGGCACTTAAAACATGCTTTGGCGCTGGTTGATGTTCGTTTGTTGGATCACATCATCGTGACCGGGCAGAACACCACTTCGTTAGCGGAACGAGGTCAGGTGTAA
- a CDS encoding transposase — protein MIDTPESTPHKAAVPRSRRRYSAQFKSEVIQACLAPGATTRDVAQRYGLRRDLVGRWLLGHRRHPQPDEPKFVAWAPAPERRPASSPARSGASEHFRITCSRGDRDICVEWPMSAADQCARFLREWLQ, from the coding sequence ATGATTGACACCCCAGAATCCACCCCACACAAGGCAGCCGTCCCGCGTTCCCGACGTCGATACAGTGCTCAGTTCAAGTCCGAAGTCATCCAGGCCTGCCTGGCGCCGGGTGCGACCACGCGAGACGTGGCTCAGCGCTATGGACTGCGACGGGATCTGGTGGGTCGATGGTTACTCGGACACCGTCGGCACCCGCAACCTGATGAACCGAAGTTTGTCGCCTGGGCACCCGCGCCAGAGCGGCGCCCTGCAAGTTCGCCTGCCCGATCCGGCGCATCAGAACATTTCCGCATCACCTGCTCGCGCGGCGATCGTGATATCTGTGTGGAGTGGCCCATGAGCGCCGCGGATCAGTGTGCACGCTTTCTGCGGGAGTGGCTGCAATGA
- a CDS encoding STAS-like domain-containing protein, which translates to MDTFDGVESIGQAFADEIFRVFQNEHPEVSISAQNTNPDVDFMIKRALAQK; encoded by the coding sequence CTGGATACCTTTGATGGAGTAGAGTCGATCGGCCAAGCCTTTGCTGATGAAATATTTCGTGTTTTTCAGAATGAGCATCCAGAAGTTTCGATTAGCGCTCAAAACACTAATCCAGATGTGGACTTTATGATTAAAAGGGCTCTGGCTCAAAAGTAA
- the ccmA gene encoding cytochrome c biogenesis heme-transporting ATPase CcmA: MLEAINLDCVRGKRRLFHSLSFELEAGASLFVRGQNGSGKTSLLRILAGLTPPSAGTVRWKGNSLQKQTDEWRRDLCYYGHLLGLKDDLTAAENLVYATALANKPISHAAVLEALHQSGLQGREHLPVRTLSQGQKRRASLARLLLHRRPLWILDEPLTALDDEATQWVLRMISDHLRDGGIVVWTSHLDMPLSGATRTLRINL; encoded by the coding sequence GTGCTTGAAGCCATCAATCTCGACTGCGTGCGCGGAAAACGCCGCTTATTTCATAGCCTGAGCTTTGAGCTCGAAGCTGGCGCGAGCCTGTTCGTGCGAGGTCAGAACGGAAGCGGAAAAACAAGCCTGCTGCGTATATTGGCAGGACTCACCCCGCCTAGTGCTGGAACTGTCCGCTGGAAGGGTAATTCCCTTCAAAAGCAGACAGATGAGTGGCGACGTGACCTCTGTTATTACGGACACCTCCTGGGCCTCAAAGATGACCTGACGGCAGCGGAGAATTTGGTTTACGCAACGGCGCTGGCTAACAAACCTATTAGCCATGCAGCGGTGCTGGAGGCCTTACATCAGAGTGGTTTGCAAGGTAGAGAACATCTGCCGGTGCGGACGCTGTCGCAAGGTCAGAAGCGTCGCGCAAGTCTGGCGAGACTGCTGTTACATCGGCGGCCTCTTTGGATACTCGATGAGCCTTTGACGGCACTGGACGACGAAGCTACCCAATGGGTACTCCGAATGATTTCGGATCACCTCAGAGACGGCGGCATCGTGGTTTGGACCAGTCACCTGGACATGCCCTTGTCCGGCGCCACGCGTACCTTACGGATAAACCTATGA
- a CDS encoding amino acid ABC transporter permease, which produces MQEIYYNFFNFEIYKEVFPYLLDGLWMTLLLSALVIPVGVISGLGIGILSITLTSRWSRTLLAIYIDVFRALPPLYLLIFIYFATPFLGIDLPKMLAVVLGFMLNNSSYYGEIFRAGLQSVPHGQVEAARSTGLSAMQTLWHVQIPQATRNVMPDLISNTLEVVKMTTLASAVAMPELLRVARDAQSLVYNPSPIVLAALIYLALLWPIVRLLSRLEHRKLGGGH; this is translated from the coding sequence GTGCAAGAGATCTACTACAACTTCTTCAACTTCGAGATCTACAAGGAAGTGTTTCCGTACTTGCTTGATGGACTCTGGATGACTTTGCTGCTATCCGCACTGGTCATTCCTGTTGGTGTGATATCTGGCCTGGGAATTGGCATCTTGTCCATCACGCTCACGTCACGCTGGAGCAGAACCCTGCTGGCCATCTACATTGACGTTTTCCGGGCGCTGCCACCACTCTACCTGCTGATCTTCATCTATTTCGCAACGCCGTTTCTAGGCATTGATCTCCCCAAGATGCTGGCTGTCGTGCTGGGCTTCATGCTCAACAACTCTTCTTACTACGGGGAGATTTTCAGGGCTGGATTGCAAAGCGTGCCACATGGTCAGGTTGAGGCGGCCAGATCAACGGGTCTAAGTGCCATGCAGACGCTCTGGCATGTCCAGATCCCGCAAGCCACGCGCAACGTGATGCCAGACCTGATCAGTAACACCCTGGAGGTGGTGAAGATGACCACACTCGCCAGCGCCGTCGCAATGCCTGAACTGTTGAGAGTCGCACGCGATGCACAATCGCTGGTTTACAACCCGTCACCTATCGTCCTGGCGGCACTCATCTACCTGGCCCTGCTCTGGCCGATCGTCCGGTTACTCAGCCGTCTCGAGCATCGCAAGCTAGGCGGCGGACACTGA